In Amyelois transitella isolate CPQ chromosome 28, ilAmyTran1.1, whole genome shotgun sequence, the following are encoded in one genomic region:
- the LOC132903702 gene encoding histone H2B — protein MPPKTSGKAAKKSGKAQKNISKTDKKKKKHKRKESYAIYIYKVLKQVHPDTGISSKAMSIMNSFVNDIFERIAAEASRLAHYNKRSTITSREVQTSVRLLLPGELAKHAVSEGTKAVTKYTSSK, from the coding sequence atgccGCCCAAGACCAGTGGCAAGGCCGCCAAGAAATCTGGCAAAGCCCAGAAGAACATCTCCAAGACTgacaaaaagaagaagaagcacAAGAGGAAGGAGAGCTACGCCATCTACATTTACAAAGTGCTGAAGCAGGTGCACCCGGACACCGGTATATCCAGCAAGGCGATGTCCATCATGAACTCGTTCGTGAACGACATCTTCGAGCGAATCGCCGCCGAGGCTTCCCGCCTGGCCCACTACAACAAGAGGTCAACGATCACATCGAGGGAGGTGCAGACTTCCGTGAGGCTTCTCCTGCCCGGTGAGCTCGCCAAGCACGCCGTCAGTGAAGGCACCAAGGCGGTCACCAAGTACACCAGCTCCAAGTAG
- the LOC132903699 gene encoding histone H3, whose protein sequence is MARTKQTARKSTGGKAPRKQLATKAARKSAPATGGVKKPHRYRPGTVALREIRRYQKSTELLIRKLPFQRLVREIAQDFKTDLRFQSSAVMALQEASEAYLVGLFEDTNLCAIHAKRVTIMPKDIQLARRIRGERA, encoded by the coding sequence ATGGCTCGTACTAAGCAGACGGCCCGTAAATCGACCGGAGGTAAAGCTCCGCGTAAACAGCTCGCCACTAAGGCGGCTCGTAAGAGCGCGCCCGCAACCGGCGGTGTCAAGAAGCCGCATCGCTACAGGCCCGGAACAGTTGCACTCCGTGAGATCCGTCGTTACCAGAAGAGTACCGAGCTTCTGATCCGCAAGTTGCCGTTCCAGCGTCTCGTACGTGAAATCGCTCAGGACTTCAAGACCGATCTCAGATTCCAGAGTTCGGCAGTGATGGCTCTCCAGGAAGCGAGCGAGGCGTATCTGGTGGGCCTCTTCGAGGACACCAACCTGTGCGCCATTCACGCGAAACGCGTCACCATCATGCCCAAGGACATCCAGTTGGCGCGCAGGATCAGAGGAGAACGCGCTTAA
- the LOC132903694 gene encoding histone H1B-like, with translation MADTAVASEAPAPATPAKKQPKASAAAGGVKKAKAKPTHPKTSEMVNSAIKELKERSGSSLQAIKKYIAAQYKVDAEKLAPFIRKYLKSAVESGALIQTKGKGASGSFKLESKSSSSKKPAGGAAGTKRSASAAGAKSKKGSAASASSSKAKKAASAGGASSSPSKAAGGKAASSAATAKDKKAAAAAKKKPAAAKKAAAAAPARAKAAAAPKAKKTAKPPTKKPKAPKPKKAATTPKKPAAKKAAASKK, from the coding sequence atgGCAGACACAGCTGTAGCTTCCGAGGCACCGGCACCGGCTACGCCGGCGAAGAAGCAGCCTAAGGCGTCTGCCGCGGCGGGCGGTGTCAAGAAGGCGAAAGCCAAACCGACCCACCCGAAGACATCGGAGATGGTCAACAGCGCCATCAAGGAGTTGAAGGAGAGGAGCGGATCGTCCCTGCAGGCCATTAAGAAATACATAGCGGCCCAATACAAAGTCGACGCCGAGAAATTGGCACCGTTCATAAGGAAATATTTGAAGAGCGCCGTCGAATCCGGAGCACTGATCCAGACCAAGGGCAAAGGTGCGTCGGGATCGTTCAAATTGGAATCCAAATCGTCATCGTCCAAGAAACCGGCCGGCGGTGCGGCGGGCACCAAGAGGTCCGCGTCCGCGGCCGGCGCCAAATCGAAGAAGGGATCCGCCGCGTCCGCGTCCTCCTCCAAGGCGAAGAAGGCCGCCTCCGCCGGCGGTGCGTCTTCGTCGCCGTCGAAGGCGGCCGGCGGCAAGGCGGCCTCGTCCGCCGCCACCGCTAAGGACAAGAAGGCTGCGGCCGCGGCCAAGAAGAAGCCCGCGGCGGCCAAGAAGGCCGCGGCGGCCGCGCCCGCGAGGGCCAAGGCCGCTGCCGCGCCGAAGGCGAAGAAAACTGCCAAACCCCCTACGAAGAAACCGAAAGCGCCCAAGCCGAAGAAGGCCGCCACAACACCCAAGAAGCCCGCAGCAAAGAAAGCGGCCGCGTCAAAGAAGTAA
- the LOC132903713 gene encoding histone H2A, with product MSGRGKGGKVKGKAKSRSNRAGLQFPVGRIHRLLRKGNYAERVGAGAPVYLAAVMEYLAAEVLELAGNAARDNKKTRIIPRHLQLAIRNDEELNKLLSGVTIAQGGVLPNIQAVLLPKKTEKKA from the coding sequence ATGTCTGGACGCGGTAAAGGTGGAAAAGTGAAGGGGAAGGCAAAGTCGCGTTCCAATCGTGCCGGTCTCCAGTTTCCCGTGGGCCGTATTCACAGGCTGCTACGCAAGGGCAACTACGCCGAACGCGTCGGTGCCGGCGCTCCTGTTTACCTCGCCGCCGTGATGGAATACCTGGCCGCCGAAGTGCTCGAGTTGGCCGGCAACGCCGCCAGAGACAACAAGAAGACCAGGATCATACCTAGACATCTTCAATTGGCCATCCGCAATGACGAAGAATTGAACAAACTGCTCTCCGGTGTGACCATCGCTCAGGGCGGTGTACTGCCCAACATCCAGGCGGTGCTTTTGCCCAAGAAGACCGAGAAGAAGGCGTAA
- the LOC132903715 gene encoding histone H3, translating to MARTKQTARKSTGGKAPRKQLATKAARKSAPATGGVKKPHRYRPGTVALREIRRYQKSTELLIRKLPFQRLVREIAQDFKTDLRFQSSAVMALQEASEAYLVGLFEDTNLCAIHAKRVTIMPKDIQLARRIRGERA from the coding sequence ATGGCTCGTACTAAGCAGACGGCCCGTAAATCGACCGGAGGTAAAGCTCCGCGTAAACAGCTCGCCACTAAGGCGGCTCGTAAGAGCGCGCCCGCAACCGGCGGTGTCAAGAAGCCGCATCGCTACAGGCCCGGAACAGTTGCACTCCGTGAGATCCGTCGTTACCAGAAGAGTACTGAGCTTCTGATCCGCAAGTTGCCGTTCCAGCGTCTCGTACGTGAAATCGCTCAGGACTTCAAGACCGATCTCAGATTCCAGAGTTCGGCAGTGATGGCTCTCCAGGAAGCGAGCGAGGCGTATCTGGTGGGCCTCTTCGAGGACACCAACCTGTGCGCCATTCACGCGAAACGCGTCACCATCATGCCCAAGGACATCCAGTTGGCGCGCAGGATCAGAGGAGAACGCGCTTAA
- the LOC132903691 gene encoding histone H1B-like: MADTAVASEAPAPATPAKKQPKASAAAGGVKKAKAKPTHPKTSEMVNSAIKELKERSGSSLQAIKKYIAAQYKVDAEKLAPFIRKYLKSAVESGALIQTKGKGASGSFKLESKSSSSKKPAGGAAGTKRSASAAGAKSKKGSAASASASKAKKAASAGGGASSSPSKAAGGKAASSAATAKDKKAAAAAKKKPAAAKKAATAAPARAKAAAAPKAKKTAKPPTKKPKAPKPKKAATTPKKPAAKKAAASKK, translated from the coding sequence atgGCAGACACAGCTGTAGCTTCCGAGGCACCGGCACCGGCTACGCCGGCGAAGAAGCAGCCTAAGGCGTCTGCCGCGGCGGGCGGTGTCAAGAAGGCGAAAGCCAAACCGACCCACCCGAAGACATCGGAGATGGTCAACAGCGCCATCAAGGAGTTGAAGGAGAGGAGCGGATCGTCCCTGCAGGCCATTAAGAAATACATAGCGGCCCAATACAAAGTCGACGCCGAGAAATTGGCACCGTTCATAAGGAAATATTTGAAGAGCGCCGTCGAATCCGGAGCACTGATCCAGACCAAGGGCAAAGGTGCGTCGGGATCGTTCAAATTGGAATCCAAATCGTCATCGTCCAAGAAACCGGCCGGCGGTGCGGCGGGCACCAAGAGGTCCGCGTCCGCGGCCGGCGCCAAATCGAAGAAGGGATCCGCCGCGTCCGCGTCCGCCTCCAAGGCGAAGAAGGCCGCCTCCGCCGGCGGCGGTGCGTCTTCGTCGCCGTCGAAGGCTGCCGGCGGCAAGGCGGCCTCGTCCGCCGCCACCGCTAAGGACAAGAAGGCTGCGGCCGCGGCCAAGAAGAAGCCAGCGGCGGCCAAGAAGGCCGCGACGGCCGCGCCCGCGAGGGCCAAGGCCGCTGCCGCGCCGAAGGCGAAGAAAACTGCCAAACCCCCTACGAAGAAACCGAAAGCGCCCAAGCCGAAGAAGGCCGCCACAACACCCAAGAAGCCCGCAGCAAAGAAAGCGGCCGCGTCAAAGAAGTAA
- the LOC132903709 gene encoding histone H2A: protein MSGRGKGGKVKGKAKSRSNRAGLQFPVGRIHRLLRKGNYAERVGAGAPVYLAAVMEYLAAEVLELAGNAARDNKKTRIIPRHLQLAIRNDEELNKLLSGVTIAQGGVLPNIQAVLLPKKTEKKA, encoded by the coding sequence ATGTCTGGACGCGGTAAAGGTGGAAAAGTGAAGGGGAAGGCAAAGTCGCGTTCCAATCGTGCCGGTCTCCAGTTTCCCGTGGGCCGTATTCACAGGCTGCTACGCAAGGGCAACTACGCCGAACGCGTCGGTGCCGGCGCTCCGGTTTACCTCGCCGCCGTGATGGAATACCTGGCCGCCGAAGTGCTCGAGTTGGCCGGCAACGCCGCCAGAGACAACAAGAAGACCAGGATCATACCTAGACATCTTCAATTGGCCATCCGCAATGACGAAGAATTGAACAAACTGCTCTCCGGTGTGACCATCGCTCAGGGCGGTGTACTGCCCAACATCCAGGCGGTGCTTTTGCCCAAGAAGACCGAGAAGAAGGCGTAA
- the LOC132903716 gene encoding histone H3, translating into MARTKQTARKSTGGKAPRKQLATKAARKSAPATGGVKKPHRYRPGTVALREIRRYQKSTELLIRKLPFQRLVREIAQDFKTDLRFQSSAVMALQEASEAYLVGLFEDTNLCAIHAKRVTIMPKDIQLARRIRGERA; encoded by the coding sequence ATGGCTCGTACTAAGCAGACGGCCCGTAAATCGACCGGAGGTAAAGCTCCGCGTAAACAGCTCGCCACAAAGGCGGCTCGTAAGAGCGCGCCCGCAACCGGCGGTGTCAAGAAGCCGCATCGCTACAGGCCCGGAACAGTTGCACTCCGTGAGATCCGTCGTTACCAGAAGAGTACCGAGCTTCTGATCCGCAAGTTGCCGTTCCAGCGTCTCGTACGTGAAATCGCTCAGGACTTCAAGACCGATCTCAGATTCCAGAGTTCGGCAGTGATGGCTCTCCAGGAAGCGAGCGAGGCGTATCTGGTGGGCCTCTTCGAGGACACCAACCTGTGCGCCATTCACGCGAAACGCGTCACCATCATGCCCAAGGACATCCAGTTGGCGCGCAGGATCAGAGGAGAACGCGCTTAA